One window of Bacteroidota bacterium genomic DNA carries:
- the acs gene encoding acetate--CoA ligase — translation MMTKKITSLGEYIQTYEKSVADPEGFWGEQAETFFWRKKWDKVLEWDFEGPNIKWFINGKLNITENLFERNLFMRKDQIALIWEPNDPNEKERKLTYGELYEQVCQFANALLRLGIKKGDRISIYLPMILELPIAMLACARIGAIHSIVFAGFSASSLADRIQDAQCNLVITSDGAYRGAKAIPLKSVVDDALQTCPSVKNTIVFKRTNDHVNILPGRDIWWDDFIQGVSKENKAEVMDAEETLFILYTSGSTGKPKGVLHTIGGFMVFAEYTFKNVFQYSDGDLFWCTADIGWVTGHTYIVYGPLLAGATSIMFEGVPTYPDPGRFWEIIDKYKVTQFYTAPTAIRALIAQGNEWVTNKDLRSLRVLGSVGEPINEEAWRWYHDLVGKGRCPIVDTWWQTETGGILITPLAGIIPTKPSFATLPLPGVQPVIMNNEGVELKGNSVEGNLCIKFPWPGMIRTTYGDHERCRLNYFSTYRGLYFTGDGARRDEEGYYRLLGRVDDVINVSGHRIGTAEIEDAINQHPRVNESAVIGYPHPIKGQGIYAYVTCEEISENEQKTIEQSIKDLVSKLIGPIARPDIVQVVSGLPKTRSGKIMRRILRKIGEGDATDLGDISTLLDPGVVEEIIRGAKVEVKR, via the coding sequence ATTATGACGAAGAAGATCACGAGTCTAGGAGAATACATTCAAACCTATGAAAAAAGTGTCGCTGATCCCGAAGGTTTCTGGGGCGAGCAAGCCGAAACATTCTTCTGGCGTAAGAAATGGGATAAAGTTCTGGAATGGGATTTTGAAGGACCTAATATTAAGTGGTTCATCAATGGCAAATTGAACATTACAGAGAATCTTTTCGAAAGGAACCTCTTTATGCGTAAAGATCAGATTGCCCTGATTTGGGAACCTAACGATCCCAATGAAAAAGAACGCAAGCTTACATATGGTGAATTATATGAACAGGTCTGTCAGTTTGCCAATGCACTGTTACGTCTTGGTATAAAAAAAGGCGACAGGATATCCATTTATCTTCCTATGATACTCGAATTACCTATCGCAATGCTGGCTTGTGCAAGGATTGGTGCCATTCATTCAATTGTCTTTGCCGGTTTTTCAGCTTCCTCACTTGCCGACCGCATCCAGGATGCACAGTGTAACCTTGTCATTACTTCAGACGGAGCTTACAGAGGTGCCAAGGCGATACCTCTGAAATCCGTTGTTGACGATGCTCTCCAGACCTGTCCTTCTGTAAAAAACACCATCGTCTTTAAAAGAACAAATGATCATGTCAATATACTTCCAGGACGCGATATCTGGTGGGATGATTTTATTCAGGGTGTCAGCAAAGAAAACAAAGCGGAGGTTATGGACGCCGAAGAAACTCTGTTTATCCTGTATACTTCAGGTTCTACAGGAAAGCCAAAAGGTGTGTTGCATACCATTGGAGGTTTCATGGTGTTTGCTGAATATACCTTTAAGAACGTATTCCAGTATAGCGATGGCGACTTGTTCTGGTGCACAGCCGATATCGGCTGGGTAACAGGGCATACTTACATTGTATACGGACCACTTCTGGCAGGTGCTACCTCCATCATGTTCGAAGGTGTTCCAACCTATCCTGATCCGGGCAGATTCTGGGAAATCATTGATAAATACAAAGTCACCCAATTTTATACTGCACCTACTGCTATCCGCGCACTTATTGCTCAGGGGAATGAATGGGTTACCAACAAAGATCTCAGATCACTTCGCGTATTAGGCTCTGTCGGCGAACCTATCAACGAAGAAGCTTGGCGCTGGTATCATGATCTTGTAGGTAAAGGACGCTGTCCAATTGTCGATACCTGGTGGCAGACCGAAACCGGTGGCATCCTCATCACCCCGCTTGCCGGTATTATTCCTACAAAACCATCCTTTGCCACTTTGCCTTTACCGGGTGTGCAACCTGTGATCATGAACAATGAAGGCGTGGAACTTAAAGGTAACAGCGTTGAAGGCAATCTATGTATAAAATTCCCCTGGCCCGGAATGATCCGCACCACTTATGGCGACCATGAACGATGCCGGCTGAATTATTTCTCAACATACAGGGGACTGTATTTCACCGGTGACGGTGCCCGCCGAGATGAAGAAGGCTATTACCGCCTCCTTGGCCGTGTTGATGATGTCATCAATGTTTCGGGACACAGAATCGGCACAGCGGAAATTGAAGATGCCATCAATCAGCATCCAAGAGTCAATGAATCTGCAGTCATTGGCTATCCTCACCCGATTAAAGGACAGGGCATTTATGCGTATGTCACCTGTGAGGAAATAAGCGAAAATGAGCAGAAAACCATTGAACAGAGTATTAAGGATCTGGTTTCCAAGCTCATCGGACCCATAGCCAGACCGGATATTGTACAGGTCGTCAGTGGATTACCAAAGACCCGTTCAGGTAAGATCATGCGCCGTATCCTCCGTAAGATTGGCGAGGGTGATGCCACTGACCTCGGCGATATATCTACACTGCTCGATCCGGGCGTTGTGGAAGAGATTATCAGGGGAGCTAAAGTTGAAGTAAAAAGGTAG
- a CDS encoding acetate kinase, which yields MNIIVLNCGSSSIKSQMLIMPEGRVGAKILIDKVGLKGGNIKYYDSEGKAFHFQREISNHQKGIECILEMFTNKTHGCISDLAEIHAVGHRVVHAGEKYSGSVILNEDVIKALEECIDLAPLHNPPNLEGIYAMQKIMPGIPQVGVFDTAFHQTMKAWAYLYGIPYNLYEKYKIRRYGFHGTSHRYVARRAAKILGKELGSLKMITCHLGNGSSIAAVKNGQSIDTSMGMTPLEGLIMGTRCGDLDIGALLHVAEKENLSLKGIHKLVNKQSGMLGISGVSSDMRDIETAAENGHQRAKIALEMFAYRVKKYIGAYAAAMGGLDAIVFTGGIGENDTATRQRVMEDMEFFGISFDREKNQAVRSQEAFLTQQDSKVHVLVIPTNEELVIAEDTYELVLK from the coding sequence ATGAACATAATAGTTTTGAATTGCGGCAGTTCATCAATTAAGTCCCAGATGCTTATCATGCCAGAAGGAAGGGTGGGGGCAAAAATACTGATCGATAAAGTGGGTTTGAAAGGGGGAAATATTAAATATTACGATTCTGAGGGGAAAGCTTTCCATTTTCAGCGTGAAATTTCCAATCATCAGAAAGGCATTGAGTGTATACTGGAAATGTTCACCAACAAGACGCATGGTTGTATCAGCGATTTGGCGGAGATACATGCAGTAGGCCACCGGGTAGTTCATGCAGGAGAAAAATACAGTGGGAGCGTCATACTGAATGAGGATGTCATCAAAGCCCTCGAAGAATGCATTGACTTGGCTCCCTTACACAATCCTCCGAATCTTGAAGGAATTTATGCCATGCAAAAGATAATGCCGGGCATCCCTCAGGTCGGAGTTTTTGATACTGCTTTTCATCAAACCATGAAAGCCTGGGCATATTTATATGGTATTCCCTATAATCTTTATGAAAAATACAAAATCAGGCGGTATGGATTTCATGGGACAAGTCACCGGTATGTGGCAAGACGGGCTGCAAAGATTCTGGGAAAAGAGTTAGGATCTCTGAAAATGATCACCTGCCATCTTGGCAATGGTTCATCAATAGCCGCTGTAAAAAATGGTCAATCCATAGATACATCTATGGGCATGACGCCATTGGAGGGTCTGATTATGGGTACCCGTTGCGGCGACCTTGATATCGGAGCTCTGTTACACGTAGCTGAGAAGGAAAATCTTTCACTCAAGGGAATTCATAAACTGGTGAATAAGCAGAGTGGTATGCTTGGCATTTCCGGTGTATCTTCTGATATGAGAGATATTGAGACAGCCGCTGAAAACGGCCATCAGAGAGCAAAAATAGCTTTGGAAATGTTCGCCTACCGTGTGAAAAAATATATCGGAGCCTATGCCGCAGCAATGGGTGGCCTTGATGCTATAGTTTTTACCGGTGGCATTGGCGAAAATGATACAGCAACAAGGCAAAGGGTTATGGAAGATATGGAATTTTTCGGTATTTCATTTGACAGGGAGAAAAATCAAGCGGTTCGCTCTCAGGAAGCTTTTCTTACACAGCAGGATTCTAAGGTTCATGTGCTGGTTATTCCTACAAATGAAGAGCTGGTAATTGCTGAAGATACGTATGAACTGGTTTTAAAATAA
- a CDS encoding YebC/PmpR family DNA-binding transcriptional regulator: protein MSGHSKWATIKRKKGALDAKRSKIFSKIIKDITIAVRESGPDPEGNPKLRLAIANAKGASMPKDNIMRAINKGSEKGSESLVETTYEGYAPHGVAVFVECTTDNQQRTISNIRAIFNKNGGRLGTNGSLSHIFERKGIFEVPVADLNQEEFEMAIIDAGAEDIVLEDGYFSITCAMEDFGSLMKKLEEMNVTPESAELERIPMTSVNLDKETARKVLKMIDIFEDDDDVQNIYHNLEMTDELMDDM, encoded by the coding sequence ATGTCAGGTCATAGTAAATGGGCTACCATCAAAAGAAAAAAAGGAGCCCTCGACGCTAAGCGTTCAAAAATATTCTCAAAAATCATTAAAGATATTACTATTGCCGTCCGCGAAAGCGGACCTGACCCTGAGGGGAATCCTAAGTTGCGGCTTGCCATAGCCAACGCTAAAGGTGCCAGCATGCCAAAAGATAATATCATGAGGGCCATTAATAAAGGTTCCGAAAAGGGTTCCGAGAGCCTGGTTGAGACGACTTACGAAGGATACGCTCCTCATGGCGTTGCCGTTTTTGTGGAATGCACTACCGATAACCAGCAAAGGACTATCAGTAACATCAGGGCAATATTTAATAAGAATGGCGGACGCCTGGGCACGAATGGATCATTAAGCCATATCTTTGAAAGAAAAGGCATATTTGAAGTACCGGTTGCCGACCTGAACCAGGAAGAATTTGAAATGGCCATTATTGATGCGGGTGCAGAAGATATTGTTCTTGAAGATGGGTACTTCAGCATCACTTGTGCCATGGAAGATTTTGGATCTTTGATGAAAAAGCTGGAAGAGATGAATGTGACGCCCGAAAGTGCTGAACTGGAAAGGATTCCAATGACGTCTGTGAACCTTGATAAAGAAACCGCCCGAAAAGTCCTGAAAATGATCGATATTTTCGAAGATGATGATGATGTCCAGAATATTTACCACAATCTTGAAATGACCGATGAGCTGATGGATGACATGTAG
- a CDS encoding DUF2807 domain-containing protein yields MKTMLNYTLMSLMLLTCISVQAQEEGDKKIIKQIRNLPEFTSINVGGAFTIYLSQGEPQVVEVETKTEDLGNVITEVSDGQLEISTKGIKNFKVLNVYITLKDLTSLEVSGASTVKGQTPFQLENLSVEGSGASDLTLTLTADNLVTELSGASDMKLSGQVNQHTFELSGASHLQADSLVTKVAVANVSGASSADINVTDEVTTEISGAGDITYVNEPQIIRNISEVEETAEVEETAETEQNEEEYDQDVYGPVSVTTDKHGKATKVKVGNIIVNVVNDDSVNVDIGNDRIVVKDDGQVGIVKSHKQKFNGHWGGFQMGVNGYLDKDMKFSVPDQYEFLDLNYAKSLNYQLNIYEQNITLARPHFGLITGIGIQWTTYCLSKDIVLIADSKPIYGYHASKGNEFIPPYPDRNYIKSKLRLTYLTVPLLLEYQTNRFSKVNSFHVTGGVVGGWAFNIRSKAVWEDNGRQKRKVHDDYGIQPFRWDAYAGIGWGKLNLFGTYALNTLFKQGKGPELYPFTLGLTIIGW; encoded by the coding sequence ATGAAAACAATGCTGAATTATACACTCATGTCCTTAATGCTGTTGACCTGTATTTCGGTTCAGGCTCAGGAGGAAGGAGATAAAAAAATTATTAAGCAGATACGAAATTTACCGGAATTCACCTCCATCAATGTAGGTGGAGCATTTACCATTTACCTTTCACAGGGAGAGCCCCAGGTTGTAGAGGTGGAAACGAAAACTGAAGATCTCGGAAATGTGATCACTGAAGTCAGTGATGGTCAGCTGGAGATTTCCACGAAGGGAATTAAAAATTTTAAAGTGCTTAACGTTTATATCACATTAAAGGATTTGACTTCTTTGGAGGTTTCGGGTGCATCAACCGTTAAAGGTCAGACTCCCTTTCAACTGGAAAACCTGTCGGTGGAAGGCAGCGGCGCTTCTGACCTGACACTCACACTGACAGCCGATAACCTTGTCACAGAACTCTCGGGAGCTTCTGACATGAAACTCTCAGGCCAGGTTAACCAGCATACATTTGAATTGTCAGGTGCATCGCATTTACAGGCAGATAGTCTGGTGACAAAAGTTGCCGTCGCGAATGTAAGTGGTGCCTCCAGCGCTGATATTAATGTCACCGATGAGGTTACTACAGAAATCAGCGGGGCTGGCGATATCACATACGTAAATGAACCACAGATCATCCGGAATATCAGTGAAGTAGAAGAAACAGCCGAAGTAGAAGAAACAGCTGAAACAGAACAAAATGAAGAAGAATATGATCAAGACGTATATGGCCCTGTTTCAGTGACAACCGACAAACATGGTAAGGCAACAAAAGTGAAGGTCGGGAATATCATTGTGAATGTAGTAAATGACGATTCCGTTAATGTCGACATTGGGAATGACAGGATCGTTGTTAAGGATGACGGACAGGTCGGAATTGTAAAAAGTCATAAGCAAAAATTCAACGGACACTGGGGCGGATTCCAGATGGGAGTTAATGGGTATCTTGATAAGGACATGAAATTCAGCGTTCCGGATCAGTATGAATTTCTTGATCTGAATTACGCCAAATCACTCAACTATCAACTTAACATATATGAGCAGAATATCACCCTGGCACGACCGCATTTCGGATTGATTACAGGTATCGGAATTCAATGGACCACTTACTGCCTTTCAAAAGACATCGTTCTCATAGCCGATTCCAAACCCATTTATGGCTATCATGCCAGCAAGGGTAATGAATTCATTCCCCCGTACCCTGACAGGAATTATATAAAAAGTAAACTAAGACTAACATATCTGACCGTTCCGTTGTTACTCGAATACCAGACCAACAGGTTTTCGAAAGTCAATAGCTTTCATGTTACCGGTGGCGTTGTCGGAGGATGGGCATTTAATATCCGTTCCAAAGCTGTGTGGGAAGATAATGGAAGACAGAAAAGAAAAGTACATGACGACTATGGCATACAGCCATTCCGCTGGGATGCCTATGCTGGTATCGGTTGGGGTAAACTAAACCTGTTCGGAACATATGCATTGAATACGCTATTTAAACAAGGCAAAGGACCTGAATTGTATCCCTTTACGCTTGGATTGACGATTATCGGATGGTGA
- a CDS encoding RNA polymerase sigma factor — MTTYEYNSCVEEFADKVYRFILKNIKDTDKARDIVQEAFAKMWEKVADIAFEKAKPYLFSTAYHTMIDQLRKDKRINALEEDHEQMITTENEYNDLKEVLEQGLTRLPHVQKSVLLLRDYEGYSYQEIGNIMNLNESQVKVYIYRARIFLKDYIVRMENVL; from the coding sequence ATGACAACCTACGAATACAATTCGTGTGTAGAAGAATTTGCCGACAAGGTCTACCGCTTTATCCTCAAAAATATCAAGGATACAGATAAAGCCAGGGATATTGTCCAGGAGGCTTTTGCGAAGATGTGGGAAAAAGTCGCAGATATTGCTTTTGAAAAAGCCAAACCCTATCTCTTTTCAACAGCTTATCACACGATGATCGACCAACTCAGGAAAGATAAGAGGATCAATGCATTAGAAGAAGATCATGAACAAATGATAACGACGGAAAATGAATATAACGACCTGAAAGAAGTCCTTGAGCAGGGTCTGACCAGATTGCCCCATGTTCAAAAATCCGTTCTTCTGCTCCGCGACTATGAAGGATATTCATATCAGGAGATAGGAAATATCATGAACCTGAACGAATCACAGGTGAAGGTTTACATATACCGTGCAAGGATATTTCTTAAAGATTATATCGTCCGTATGGAAAACGTGCTATAA
- the lepA gene encoding translation elongation factor 4 produces MKNIRNFCIIAHIDHGKSTLADRLLEYTDTVTGKDLQEQVLDNMDLERERGITIKSHAIQMNYEFEGQDYILNLIDTPGHVDFSYEVSRSIAACEGALLVIDATQGIQAQTISNMYQALDHDLEIIPVLNKMDMENAQPEEVKDQIVDLLGCKREEILEASAKTGYGVYEILEAIIKKIPPPKGDPEAPLQALIFDSVFNSYRGIYAYFRIMNGVIRQGDHVKFVATDWDYFAEEIGVLKLPYLPRPVLGTGEVGYIISGIKTSKEVTVGDTITHYDRPCEKGIEGFKQVKPMVFAGVYPINADDYEELRASIEKLQLNDASLFFEPESSVALGFGFRCGFLGLLHMEIIQERLDREFDMDVITTVPNVSYKAYTTRGEMVEVHNPSGLPDQKYLDYIEEPYITAQIISKSEYVGPIMNLCIDKRGTLKSQIYLTSDRVEITCEMPLGEIVFDFYDKLKSISKGYASFDYFQSSYKLADLVRLDIMLNGERVDALSTLIHKANSYDFGRKMTGKLKELIPRQQFDIAIQASIGAKIIARETVKAVRKDVTAKCYGGDITRKRKLLEKQKKGKKRMRQIGNVQVPQQAFLAVLKMD; encoded by the coding sequence ATGAAGAATATCCGAAATTTCTGTATCATCGCCCATATTGACCACGGTAAGAGCACACTTGCCGACCGTTTACTCGAATATACCGATACGGTGACCGGTAAAGATTTGCAGGAACAGGTACTGGATAATATGGACCTGGAAAGGGAAAGGGGTATCACTATTAAGAGTCACGCCATCCAGATGAATTATGAATTTGAAGGACAAGACTATATTCTGAATCTTATTGATACGCCCGGTCATGTCGATTTTTCATATGAAGTATCACGATCCATCGCCGCCTGCGAGGGGGCCTTGCTGGTCATTGATGCTACCCAGGGTATTCAGGCTCAGACCATTTCCAATATGTATCAGGCTCTCGACCATGACCTGGAAATCATACCTGTACTGAACAAGATGGACATGGAGAATGCCCAGCCCGAAGAGGTCAAAGACCAGATCGTCGATCTGTTGGGATGTAAGCGGGAAGAAATCCTTGAAGCCAGCGCGAAGACAGGTTATGGCGTATATGAGATCCTTGAGGCCATTATAAAGAAGATCCCGCCACCCAAGGGTGATCCGGAGGCACCATTGCAGGCTCTTATTTTTGATTCGGTTTTTAATTCATACCGGGGTATATACGCCTATTTCAGAATAATGAACGGAGTCATCCGGCAGGGTGATCATGTGAAATTCGTGGCCACCGACTGGGATTATTTTGCTGAAGAAATCGGTGTATTGAAACTACCCTACTTGCCACGGCCGGTTTTGGGAACCGGTGAAGTCGGCTATATCATTTCAGGCATTAAAACATCCAAAGAGGTCACTGTGGGCGATACCATTACGCATTACGACAGGCCTTGTGAAAAAGGCATTGAGGGATTTAAACAGGTAAAGCCAATGGTCTTTGCCGGTGTTTATCCCATAAATGCTGACGACTATGAAGAACTGCGGGCTTCTATTGAGAAGCTTCAGCTCAATGATGCCTCTCTTTTCTTCGAGCCGGAATCCTCTGTTGCCCTTGGCTTTGGTTTCAGGTGCGGATTCCTTGGACTGCTTCATATGGAGATCATCCAGGAACGCCTCGACAGGGAATTTGACATGGATGTCATCACCACTGTACCAAATGTTTCTTACAAGGCATACACCACCAGGGGTGAAATGGTAGAGGTCCATAATCCATCGGGCCTGCCTGATCAGAAATATCTTGACTATATTGAAGAACCCTATATCACAGCTCAGATCATCAGTAAATCAGAATATGTCGGCCCGATTATGAATCTGTGCATTGATAAGCGGGGCACCCTCAAAAGCCAGATTTACCTCACCAGCGATCGCGTGGAGATAACATGTGAAATGCCCCTCGGCGAAATCGTCTTCGACTTTTACGACAAACTAAAAAGTATCTCAAAAGGCTATGCCTCTTTCGATTATTTCCAATCCAGCTATAAGCTTGCCGATCTGGTCCGCCTGGATATCATGTTAAACGGCGAAAGAGTCGATGCCTTGTCAACGCTGATTCACAAGGCCAACTCCTATGATTTTGGCCGGAAAATGACAGGTAAACTGAAAGAACTCATCCCACGTCAGCAATTCGATATTGCCATACAGGCTTCCATCGGTGCCAAGATTATTGCCAGGGAAACCGTCAAGGCTGTCAGAAAGGACGTCACAGCGAAATGTTATGGCGGCGATATCACCCGCAAACGCAAACTGCTCGAGAAACAAAAAAAAGGCAAAAAACGCATGCGACAAATAGGCAATGTTCAGGTGCCCCAACAGGCTTTTCTGGCTGTTCTTAAAATGGATTAA